TTTTTATTTTACTTACGAATGAAGGTATTTGAAAGGATGATTATAATGATAGATCTAAAAAATGTAAATATTACTTTAAAGAATAATAATAGACCTTTAATTGATGATTTTAATTTCACATTAAATGATTACTTTATCAGGAGGAGAAAAAATAAAATTACAGTTAGCCAAAATTCTACTTAGAAAACCAGATATTTTATTATTAGAAGAGCCAACAAATGATATAGACCTGGCTACACTAAAATGGTTAGAAAATTTTATCTAAAACAGTCAAGAAAACTCCATCCAAGCTACTGTATTGGGTGGAGATG
This is a stretch of genomic DNA from Halanaerobiaceae bacterium ANBcell28. It encodes these proteins:
- a CDS encoding ATP-binding cassette domain-containing protein, with amino-acid sequence MITLSGGEKIKLQLAKILLRKPDILLLEEPTNDIDLATLKWLENFI